Genomic DNA from Gammaproteobacteria bacterium:
AGGTGAACCACTTTTTGGGACCACGCGACAACACACACTTCGCAAATGCGTAGAGATCGCGCTTGAAAACTACTTTGCTCAACTCGAAGGCGAGGTGCCAAGCAACCTCTACGAACTTGTGCTTGCGGAAGTGGAAGCTCCCTTGCTCGAAAGTGTACTTGCCTATACACAGGGTAACCAAACAAAAGCGGCTAAGATACTGGGCCTTAACCGTGGCACATTGCGCAAAAAGTTACGTCATTACGGAATCTTTCAATAACTTGCGACATTCGAGGTGAGGCATGAATAACGTCCGTGCGATTCGGC
This window encodes:
- a CDS encoding DNA-binding transcriptional regulator Fis, coding for MTTTTKQTSGEPLFGTTRQHTLRKCVEIALENYFAQLEGEVPSNLYELVLAEVEAPLLESVLAYTQGNQTKAAKILGLNRGTLRKKLRHYGIFQ